In Halococcus hamelinensis 100A6, a single genomic region encodes these proteins:
- a CDS encoding MDR family MFS transporter, translating into MEERERRFATIGVLVGIFLAAVDGTVVTTAMPTVVAALGGLELYPWVFTSYMLFTAVTMPLFGRLADTYGRKKLFYVGITTFVAGSVLSGAAGSMAELVAFRAVQGIGGGAMLALPYTILGVIYPPDRRGWAIGLGGSVWGVASVLGPPLGYAIVSTLGWRWVFYVNVPVGIVAVAFIATTLEETTGAATGDIDYAGALTITVGVGAILVGLELLTTRPLAAGVAVAIGLAALGGFYLAERRAREPIIPLVLFGDRTFLATITAGFLTSFVVFAGLTYIPLFVQSVHGGANSSAIAVVAISVGWSGMSVLAGRATERIGERRLSIVGTACIVVSFAAGAFWTPATSLIVIVAVSFVMGVGMGTVTPPLLTVIQNHLGTEQMGLATSSQQFFRQLGGAMGVSILGFVITTLAREQLAAVPGVSTLGDLQRVLFETNTPPAGAAAALASGLSSAFVISAVIGVGALVAVFGLPRGESGSNANSEQADPATD; encoded by the coding sequence GTGGAGGAGCGAGAACGGCGATTTGCAACCATCGGCGTGCTGGTCGGTATCTTCCTCGCCGCGGTCGACGGCACCGTCGTGACGACCGCGATGCCGACGGTCGTCGCCGCGCTCGGCGGGCTCGAGCTCTACCCGTGGGTGTTCACCTCGTATATGCTGTTTACCGCGGTGACGATGCCGTTGTTCGGTCGGCTGGCCGACACCTACGGCCGGAAGAAGCTCTTCTACGTCGGGATCACCACCTTCGTCGCCGGCAGCGTGCTCTCGGGGGCGGCCGGCAGCATGGCCGAACTCGTCGCCTTCCGTGCGGTCCAGGGTATCGGCGGCGGGGCGATGCTCGCGCTTCCCTACACCATCCTCGGCGTGATCTACCCGCCCGACCGTCGTGGCTGGGCCATCGGGCTCGGCGGTTCAGTCTGGGGCGTTGCGAGCGTGCTCGGCCCGCCGCTTGGCTACGCGATCGTCTCGACGCTCGGCTGGCGCTGGGTCTTCTACGTGAACGTTCCCGTCGGGATCGTTGCAGTCGCGTTCATTGCGACCACGCTCGAGGAAACGACGGGTGCGGCCACAGGCGATATCGACTATGCAGGGGCACTCACCATCACGGTGGGGGTCGGCGCGATCTTGGTCGGTCTCGAACTACTCACGACGCGACCGCTTGCTGCCGGCGTCGCAGTCGCGATCGGCCTCGCCGCGCTCGGTGGCTTCTATCTCGCCGAACGACGGGCCAGGGAGCCGATCATCCCGCTGGTACTGTTCGGGGATCGAACCTTCCTCGCTACTATCACCGCCGGCTTCCTCACGAGCTTCGTGGTCTTCGCCGGGCTGACGTATATCCCGCTGTTCGTCCAGAGCGTTCACGGCGGCGCGAACAGCTCGGCGATCGCGGTCGTGGCGATCTCGGTCGGTTGGTCGGGTATGAGCGTACTTGCAGGCCGTGCAACCGAACGCATCGGCGAACGCCGGCTCTCGATCGTCGGCACAGCCTGTATCGTGGTGAGTTTCGCCGCAGGAGCGTTCTGGACACCCGCAACGTCGCTCATCGTGATCGTCGCTGTATCATTCGTCATGGGTGTCGGCATGGGGACGGTGACGCCACCATTGCTCACTGTCATCCAGAACCACCTTGGAACCGAGCAGATGGGGCTCGCGACCTCCTCCCAGCAGTTCTTCCGCCAGCTCGGCGGCGCGATGGGCGTATCCATACTCGGTTTCGTAATTACGACGCTCGCGCGCGAGCAACTCGCTGCCGTCCCCGGTGTGTCGACGCTGGGCGACCTCCAACGCGTCCTGTTCGAGACGAACACGCCCCCGGCGGGGGCGGCCGCTGCATTAGCGAGCGGGCTCTCGTCGGCATTCGTCATTTCGGCGGTCATCGGGGTCGGTGCGCTCGTGGCCGTCTTCGGGCTCCCGCGAGGGGAGAGCGGGAGTAACGCAAACTCCGAGCAAGCCGATCCCGCCACGGACTGA
- a CDS encoding cytochrome P450 family protein encodes MRQEAPVHYDADREMWDVFRYADVQRVITEDETVSSDRIVPVSEPSETDVPEQLARNMLDIDPPEHDRLRGFVDERFRPRTIQEKRPLVEQAAADVLDTIEIDTSGAEATFDLVSEFAYPVPVTVIAALLDIPTTDREQFRQWMGSSSPFRTAHSSLYLAAGWFRCLLARHPSMPNDHTYIRISDYRGP; translated from the coding sequence ATGCGCCAAGAGGCACCGGTTCACTACGATGCGGACCGTGAGATGTGGGACGTATTCCGGTACGCCGATGTACAGCGAGTGATCACCGAAGACGAGACCGTCAGCTCGGATCGGATAGTTCCTGTTTCGGAGCCATCGGAGACGGACGTCCCCGAGCAGCTGGCGAGGAACATGCTCGACATCGATCCGCCCGAACACGACCGGCTGCGAGGCTTTGTCGACGAACGGTTTCGACCCCGTACGATTCAAGAGAAGCGGCCACTCGTCGAACAGGCGGCTGCTGACGTTCTCGACACTATCGAAATCGATACGAGCGGAGCGGAAGCGACATTCGACCTCGTCTCGGAGTTTGCGTATCCGGTTCCAGTCACGGTAATCGCTGCTCTACTCGACATACCGACCACTGACCGCGAACAATTCAGGCAGTGGATGGGCTCCTCATCCCCTTTCCGCACTGCTCACAGTTCTCTATACCTTGCTGCAGGTTGGTTTCGGTGTCTTCTGGCACGACACCCATCCATGCCTAACGACCACACATATATAAGAATATCCGATTATCGCGGTCCCTGA
- the hisD gene encoding histidinol dehydrogenase translates to METPTVSADVRETVEDIIEAVRSDGDNAVLDYTRRFDDISRDQNQLTKEERSDAIGRVSEEEKRIIDHSLDRIQTFAEAQLESINEFEMSLGDGVVLGQKLVPIERVGSYVPGGEYPLLSSALMTVVPPAVAGVERIVVSTPPQEDGLPHPAVVYGAMEAGADEIFVMGGAQAVAAMAHGTDEVTAVDKLLGPGNAFVTEAKRQLFGTVGIDLLAGPSEILVLADDTADAELIAADLLAQAEHDTSARPLLVTTSTAIGEAVIGEVEDQLGNLETAEIARDAWEQMGIVALAENMDEAVTIANELAVEHVEVHTEAPRELLDDLRNFGTLFLGENTANVFSDKLIGTNHTLPTQRSARHTNGLSVHAVVKKQTYQEVSDEGVSDLEPWATRQSTIERLDGHAKSSFVRSQSNTLPSYEASETELPNE, encoded by the coding sequence TTGGAGACGCCGACCGTTTCGGCTGATGTCAGAGAAACGGTGGAGGATATCATCGAAGCAGTGCGTTCAGACGGTGACAACGCTGTTCTGGATTACACAAGGAGGTTCGACGATATCTCCCGTGACCAAAACCAGCTGACTAAAGAAGAGCGTTCAGACGCAATCGGTCGGGTTAGTGAAGAAGAGAAGCGAATCATCGACCACAGTTTGGATCGGATTCAAACGTTCGCCGAAGCACAGCTCGAGAGTATCAACGAATTCGAGATGTCTCTCGGAGACGGTGTCGTCTTAGGACAGAAACTTGTACCTATTGAACGAGTCGGTTCGTATGTTCCTGGTGGTGAGTATCCACTTCTCTCATCAGCACTTATGACGGTCGTCCCACCAGCAGTCGCTGGTGTTGAACGTATTGTGGTATCGACACCACCACAAGAGGATGGTCTTCCTCATCCAGCAGTCGTCTACGGAGCCATGGAAGCTGGAGCGGACGAAATCTTTGTTATGGGTGGCGCACAGGCGGTTGCCGCAATGGCTCATGGCACGGATGAAGTGACCGCTGTAGACAAGCTTCTCGGCCCGGGTAATGCATTTGTTACCGAAGCAAAGCGTCAGTTGTTTGGAACGGTCGGTATCGATCTTCTCGCTGGTCCAAGCGAAATTCTCGTACTTGCCGATGATACAGCGGATGCTGAACTCATTGCGGCGGATTTGCTAGCGCAGGCTGAACATGATACGTCTGCTCGTCCGCTTTTAGTCACGACATCCACTGCAATCGGAGAAGCAGTTATCGGCGAAGTAGAGGATCAACTCGGAAATCTTGAAACTGCGGAGATTGCCCGTGATGCATGGGAGCAGATGGGTATTGTGGCTCTTGCAGAGAACATGGATGAAGCAGTTACAATCGCGAATGAATTGGCAGTAGAACACGTCGAAGTCCATACTGAAGCACCTCGAGAACTGCTAGATGACCTTCGGAACTTTGGAACCCTATTTCTTGGGGAAAATACAGCGAACGTGTTTTCGGACAAACTCATTGGGACAAACCACACTTTGCCAACCCAACGTAGTGCAAGACACACAAATGGGCTGTCGGTTCATGCGGTGGTAAAAAAGCAAACGTATCAGGAGGTCTCAGATGAGGGAGTGTCCGACCTTGAACCATGGGCGACAAGACAGTCTACTATTGAGCGACTTGATGGACACGCGAAATCGTCGTTTGTTCGCTCTCAGTCAAACACACTACCTAGCTATGAAGCTTCAGAGACAGAACTACCGAATGAGTAA